A genomic stretch from Hymenobacter psoromatis includes:
- a CDS encoding RNA polymerase subunit sigma-24: MEVNPADVQKQFSTKAKHDFKLIRAAVDHGDEKAYAELMHIYKKPVFHVVLKMVRNPDDAEDLTIEAFAKAFKNLHKFNPEFAFSTWLFRIATNNCIDFIRKNKIKTMSIDSAVKMGDGDEIQLEFRDNDLNPADTTIKNQKIEIMRHVVSRLPDKYQRLVSLRYFDELSYEEIATELKAPLGTVKAQLHRARELLYDMVKDKKEFI, from the coding sequence ATGGAAGTAAACCCCGCTGACGTTCAAAAACAGTTCTCGACCAAGGCCAAGCACGACTTCAAGCTGATTCGGGCCGCCGTGGACCACGGCGACGAAAAGGCCTACGCCGAGCTGATGCACATCTACAAAAAGCCCGTGTTTCACGTGGTGCTCAAGATGGTGCGCAACCCCGACGACGCCGAGGACCTCACCATCGAAGCCTTCGCCAAGGCGTTTAAGAACCTGCATAAATTCAACCCCGAATTTGCGTTCAGCACCTGGCTGTTCCGCATCGCCACCAACAACTGCATCGATTTTATTCGCAAGAATAAAATCAAGACCATGAGCATTGACTCGGCCGTGAAGATGGGCGACGGCGACGAGATTCAGCTCGAATTCCGGGACAACGACCTCAACCCGGCCGACACGACGATTAAGAACCAGAAAATCGAAATTATGCGCCACGTCGTGTCGCGCCTGCCCGATAAATACCAGCGCCTGGTGAGCCTGCGCTATTTTGATGAGCTGAGCTACGAGGAAATCGCCACTGAGCTAAAAGCGCCCCTCGGCACCGTGAAAGCGCAGCTACACCGCGCCCGCGAACTGCTCTATGACATGGTGAAGGACAAGAAGGAGTTTATTTAA
- the tgt gene encoding tRNA-guanine(34) transglycosylase (Exchanges the guanine residue with 7-aminomethyl-7-deazaguanine in tRNAs with GU(N) anticodons (tRNA-Asp, -Asn, -His and -Tyr)) produces MKFDLLARDPATKARAGRLTTAHGTIETPIFMPVGTAGTVKAVGQRELKNDVQAQIILGNTYHLYLRPGLEVLQAAGGLHQFNGWVGPILTDSGGYQVFSLSNTRKIKEEGVTFRSHIDGSKHLFSPEGVMDIQRRIGADIVMAFDECTPWPCEYDYARRSLDMTHRWLRRCIQRLDSTEPLYGYEQTLFPIVQGSTFKDLRVQSAEFIAAQGRAGNAIGGLSVGEPAELMYEMTELVCDILPADKPRYLMGVGTPANILENIALGVDMFDCVLPTRNARNGMLFTTQGIINVGSKKWADDFSPIDEELGGHVSTFYTKAYLRHLIHSKEILGAQIASQHNLTFYLWLVKEARKQIVAGTFGEWKKGMVEKLMTRL; encoded by the coding sequence ATGAAGTTTGACCTCCTGGCCCGCGACCCGGCCACCAAAGCCCGCGCCGGCCGCCTCACCACGGCGCACGGCACCATCGAAACGCCCATTTTTATGCCCGTCGGCACGGCCGGCACCGTGAAAGCCGTGGGCCAGCGCGAACTGAAAAACGACGTGCAGGCCCAGATTATCCTCGGCAATACCTACCACCTCTACTTGCGCCCCGGCCTGGAGGTGCTGCAAGCCGCCGGCGGCCTGCACCAATTCAACGGCTGGGTCGGTCCCATTCTCACCGATAGCGGTGGCTACCAGGTGTTTTCGCTCAGCAACACCCGCAAGATTAAGGAAGAAGGCGTCACGTTTCGCTCGCACATCGACGGCAGCAAGCACCTGTTTTCGCCCGAAGGCGTGATGGATATTCAGCGCCGCATCGGGGCCGATATCGTCATGGCCTTTGACGAATGCACGCCCTGGCCCTGCGAATACGACTACGCCCGCCGCTCCCTGGACATGACGCACCGCTGGCTCCGGCGCTGCATCCAGCGCTTGGACAGCACCGAGCCTCTCTACGGCTACGAGCAGACGCTGTTCCCCATCGTGCAGGGCAGCACCTTCAAGGATTTGCGCGTGCAGTCGGCCGAGTTTATTGCCGCGCAGGGCCGGGCCGGCAACGCCATCGGCGGCCTCAGCGTGGGCGAGCCCGCCGAGCTGATGTACGAGATGACCGAGCTGGTCTGCGACATTCTGCCCGCCGACAAGCCGCGCTACTTGATGGGGGTAGGGACGCCGGCCAACATCTTGGAAAACATCGCGTTGGGCGTCGATATGTTCGACTGCGTGCTGCCCACCCGCAACGCCCGCAACGGAATGCTCTTCACCACGCAAGGCATCATCAACGTGGGCAGTAAGAAGTGGGCCGACGATTTTTCGCCTATTGATGAAGAATTGGGCGGGCACGTCAGCACGTTTTACACCAAGGCTTATTTGCGGCACCTCATTCACTCCAAAGAAATACTGGGCGCGCAAATTGCCTCGCAGCACAATCTTACTTTTTACCTGTGGCTGGTGAAAGAGGCGCGCAAGCAAATCGTGGCCGGCACGTTTGGGGAGTGGAAAAAGGGCATGGTGGAGAAGTTGATGACTAGGTTGTAA
- a CDS encoding excinuclease ABC subunit C: MNAYCVYILTNPYHTVLYVGVTNNLVRRVSEHKTGAVEGFTKKYNVSKLVYFETSPSIMQAIEREKQLKAGSRAKKLALIEEMNPAWRDLLEE; the protein is encoded by the coding sequence ATGAATGCCTATTGCGTCTATATTCTCACCAATCCTTATCACACCGTGCTTTACGTCGGTGTGACAAATAACTTGGTGCGTCGGGTAAGCGAGCATAAAACTGGCGCAGTGGAAGGATTTACCAAGAAATACAATGTGAGTAAACTGGTTTATTTTGAAACGTCACCCAGCATCATGCAAGCCATTGAACGTGAAAAGCAGTTGAAAGCTGGCTCGCGGGCGAAAAAGCTGGCACTGATAGAAGAAATGAATCCTGCATGGCGCGACTTACTAGAAGAATAA